The genomic segment TAGGTCAGGATTTCCATCGATTCGATGTTTTCGGCCGTCTTGCCAGCCATCACCGAGTGTGCGCCGCACGAGTTGTTGCCGACCATGCCGCCAATCGTGCAACGGCTATGCGTGGCAGGGTCCGGACCGAACGTCAGCCCCTTGAGAGCAGCGGCGTTCTTCAACTGGTCGCAGATGACCCCCGGCTGAACCACCGCAGTGCGGCTTGCGGCATCGAGTTGCTCGATGCGCGTCAGATGACGAGACATGTCGATAATCACCGCGACGTTCACCGCCTGCCCACACATCGAAGTGCCGGCGCCACGGGTAAGCACAGGTACGTCCGCGTCGTGACACGCACGCATTACGGACACGACGTCTTCGACCGTTCGCGGCAGGACAACGCCAATCGGAACCTGCCGATAGTTCGACGCCTCCGAGGCATACGCCGCTCGAGACCCGGCATCGAACCTAATCTCCGCATCCGTCGTCTGAGCGAGCTGGCGCTGAAGTGCAAGAAGCTTGTTGAGGTCTAGGCGTGTGGAGGACGAGTTCAAATTCATGTGGTCGCGAAATCCGGAAAAAGCGGCGGGACCGTGGCTGGGCGCGAACTGCGCGTTGGCCAAAACGTCCCGCTTCATTCCAAATTAAAACGCGACACAATGCTGAAGTCTTCCTACTTAAAGTAGGAAAGGCAGGGTCAATCTTCGCGAAGGCGGTAGAGCGCCATTGCTACTTGAACTTGGAAACGAATCTTGGGGTCTTCCAATGTAACCTTGAGAATTTCCTCGATTCGCTCGAGTCGATAGCGCATCGTGCTGATGTGTATGCCAAGCGAGCGAGCCGCATTGACCAACTGGAAACCTTCGTCGGCCAGCGTACAAAGGGTCTCCAATAGTGACTCGCCGCGCGGTCGTGAGACGAGAGGCGTCACGAGCCGTTCGATAAGCATGTCGCGGGCATTGGCGTCGCCCAAGAGTGCACGGGGAAAGAGAATCTCGTCGAATCGATGCAGTCTTCCGGGGCGCAAAGTTGGTAGCAATGCGTCGACATCCTTCGAGCCTGTCGCCATGCTCTCGATGCCTGAATGCACGCGACTGACCGCCATCGCCGCGCGTTGGTCTGTGACCGACTCCCATAAGGCCTCAGGCGAAGCTTCCGCAGGCAGGATAACCTTAATCTGGTTCAACCAAATTGCAAGCAATTCAGGCTGCCCGGTGACTCGAAGTTGATGCTTCAGCGCCTCTACCCACCGCTCGCGACGGTTCAGTCCTTCCGTGGTGAGCGGTATCGGCTCATCAAGAAGCACAAGGCAGATGCGATATTGGTTCGTTTGACTCCAGCCGCACACCCGCGCGCGCTCCAGCGCGCTCGGCGTTGCGGTGAACTCGCCATCGAGCAAACCAGCGACAAGCGCATAGCCTAAGCGGTCTTCCTGTTGCGCGAGCTGCTGCTGATGCATCAGGTGTAGCGCGGCAACGACGCTTGCGTGTTCCATCGCTCGAGCGTCAAGTTCGTCTACTTCCGCACCCTCTAAGTCGAGCCAAATGACAGCAACGAGCGAGTCATGTAGGCGAACGGAGAGCCGCAATCGGTAGACCGTGCGGCCGGCGACTTTAAAGCTCACGCGCGTGGGTCTCGGTGAGTCGCCGGCGTTGACGGGCGACTCTGATAGAGACGCGACAAACTGGGCGTCGAGTGCCTGTGCTTCAGGTTCCGATGCGGAAGTGCCGAGCAACTCGCCGGACAGGTTGGTGAACGTGACCTCACGGCCTACAAGTTTTCTCAGCGTGATTGCGATGTCGCTCAGGCTGCTTGCTGTCACCGCAGCATTGGTCAACGCTCGATGCAATTGCTCCGAGCGCTCGATTATCTGCGCTTGGAAATTGATTATCTTCGCGAGAATTTCGTGAGTGACTTGGCTGAACTGCACGGCCCACGGCAGTTCGAGAAGGGGGAAGCCGACACTTCGAGCCTCCTCGATTGCTTCTTGAGGAAAGTGGTCTCGAAAGTGAGGGACGGCTAGCACGACGCCAGCGAGTCCGACCTGGCTTAGGTCACGAACGAGCCGTCGTGAACTTTCGGCGTCGTTCGGCCAGTTGTAGCCTGTTGTCAGCAACAGCTCACCAGGCTTCACCCAGTTGACGATGTCCGGGTGGTCAACCATGTGAACCCACGTGATTTCGCGCTGGAGATTCTCCGCACCAGCGACGACTTCTGCTTCGCGTAGGACAGTTTCACGAATGGCGGTGTCAAGCTTCATAGCGGCGAATAGTTTCGCCGCGGTATCACCGTGACACCGCGGCAGCAATTAAGCCTCTTTGGGCTGGCGATAACCGAACAGCACGCCGAGCAAGCTGAACGCGGC from the Caballeronia sp. NK8 genome contains:
- a CDS encoding PucR family transcriptional regulator, whose translation is MKLDTAIRETVLREAEVVAGAENLQREITWVHMVDHPDIVNWVKPGELLLTTGYNWPNDAESSRRLVRDLSQVGLAGVVLAVPHFRDHFPQEAIEEARSVGFPLLELPWAVQFSQVTHEILAKIINFQAQIIERSEQLHRALTNAAVTASSLSDIAITLRKLVGREVTFTNLSGELLGTSASEPEAQALDAQFVASLSESPVNAGDSPRPTRVSFKVAGRTVYRLRLSVRLHDSLVAVIWLDLEGAEVDELDARAMEHASVVAALHLMHQQQLAQQEDRLGYALVAGLLDGEFTATPSALERARVCGWSQTNQYRICLVLLDEPIPLTTEGLNRRERWVEALKHQLRVTGQPELLAIWLNQIKVILPAEASPEALWESVTDQRAAMAVSRVHSGIESMATGSKDVDALLPTLRPGRLHRFDEILFPRALLGDANARDMLIERLVTPLVSRPRGESLLETLCTLADEGFQLVNAARSLGIHISTMRYRLERIEEILKVTLEDPKIRFQVQVAMALYRLRED